One window from the genome of Alkalihalobacillus sp. LMS6 encodes:
- a CDS encoding (Fe-S)-binding protein has protein sequence MKVSLFVTCLADVFYPGVGKDTVEVLERLGCEVDFPEAQTCCGQPAFNSGYHEDTKKAAKHTIETFAHSDYVVLPSGSCAAMVHEYEGLFHDEPKWQQKAHALSEKTYEFTQFLVRVLNVRDVGACYQGTATYHTSCHMTRLLKEKEAPMALLEEVDGLELNELPNKETCCGFGGTFSVKMPTISEQMVEEKVQHIEETGADVLIGADCGCLMNIGGRIERNGQQIKVKHIAQILNSKE, from the coding sequence ATGAAAGTCTCATTATTTGTAACATGTCTTGCGGATGTGTTTTATCCAGGGGTTGGGAAGGATACGGTTGAAGTTCTTGAACGACTTGGATGTGAAGTTGATTTTCCTGAAGCGCAAACGTGTTGTGGACAACCAGCATTTAATAGTGGCTATCACGAAGATACAAAAAAAGCGGCAAAGCATACAATTGAAACATTTGCGCATTCCGACTATGTCGTACTGCCGTCAGGGTCGTGCGCGGCAATGGTCCATGAATATGAAGGCTTGTTCCATGACGAGCCCAAGTGGCAACAAAAAGCACACGCCTTGTCTGAAAAAACGTATGAGTTTACGCAGTTTCTTGTGCGTGTGTTGAATGTTAGAGATGTAGGAGCATGCTATCAAGGAACGGCGACGTACCATACTTCTTGTCATATGACACGCTTATTAAAAGAAAAAGAAGCACCGATGGCGTTACTTGAAGAGGTCGATGGGCTGGAATTAAACGAATTACCAAACAAAGAAACGTGCTGTGGGTTTGGTGGAACGTTTTCTGTGAAGATGCCGACGATATCAGAGCAAATGGTAGAAGAAAAAGTGCAGCATATTGAAGAAACAGGAGCAGACGTGTTGATTGGTGCAGACTGTGGCTGTCTTATGAATATTGGTGGGCGAATCGAACGCAATGGTCAACAAATAAAAGTAAAGCATATCGCACAAATTCTAAATAGCAAGGAGTGA
- a CDS encoding LutB/LldF family L-lactate oxidation iron-sulfur protein, whose amino-acid sequence MGIKIGNPAFSKRVEEGLGNSFMRQAVTGAQERLKTSKSKAEVELGDWEEWRNLSEEIRTHTLENIDYYLHQLSENVTKHGGHVFFAQTAEEANAYIKKVAEDKQAKKVVKSKSMVTEEISMNDALESIGCDVVETDLGEYILQIDDHDPPSHIVAPALHKNKEQIRDTFKEKKGYTNTENPQELTLFAREQLRKEFLSADLGITGCNFAVAESGSISLVTNEGNARLATALPKTQITVMGMERVVPTWEELDILVSMLCRSAVGQKLTSYVTGLTGIREEGDVDGPEEFHLVIVDNGRSKILGTEFQAALHCIRCAACINVCPIYRHVGGHSYGSIYPGPIGAVLTPLLEGYDDHKDLPYASSLCAACTDACPVKIPLHEMLIQHRRIIAEEKRTPKSEALAMKGFGVGVSSPTLYKMGTKMAPMMMFPFVKDGAIVKGPGPLKGWTDVRDMPAPSKERFRDWYATRKKGGGQA is encoded by the coding sequence ATGGGGATTAAAATTGGAAATCCGGCGTTTTCCAAGCGAGTCGAAGAAGGATTAGGCAATTCATTTATGCGTCAAGCTGTCACAGGAGCGCAAGAACGGTTAAAAACATCAAAATCAAAGGCTGAGGTAGAGCTCGGTGATTGGGAAGAATGGCGTAATTTATCGGAAGAGATTCGTACGCATACACTTGAAAACATCGATTATTACTTGCATCAGTTAAGTGAAAACGTGACGAAACACGGAGGACACGTCTTTTTTGCGCAAACAGCGGAAGAGGCGAATGCGTATATTAAGAAAGTGGCTGAAGACAAGCAAGCGAAGAAAGTCGTGAAATCAAAGTCGATGGTGACCGAAGAGATTAGTATGAACGATGCGCTAGAAAGTATTGGCTGTGACGTCGTCGAGACTGACCTCGGGGAGTACATTTTACAAATCGACGATCATGACCCACCCTCTCACATTGTTGCGCCAGCGTTGCACAAAAACAAAGAACAAATTCGCGACACCTTTAAAGAAAAAAAGGGCTATACGAATACAGAAAATCCGCAAGAACTGACGCTATTTGCTCGCGAACAGTTGCGAAAGGAATTTCTTTCTGCTGATCTTGGTATCACAGGCTGTAATTTCGCGGTTGCAGAATCAGGAAGTATTTCTCTTGTAACGAACGAAGGGAATGCACGGCTTGCAACAGCATTGCCGAAAACACAAATTACGGTGATGGGGATGGAGCGTGTTGTTCCGACGTGGGAAGAACTCGACATTTTAGTGAGCATGTTGTGCCGGAGTGCGGTAGGACAAAAATTAACAAGCTATGTAACGGGATTAACAGGAATCCGTGAAGAAGGGGACGTTGATGGACCAGAAGAATTCCACCTTGTCATTGTCGACAATGGCCGGTCGAAAATTCTAGGCACAGAGTTCCAAGCTGCGCTTCATTGCATTCGTTGTGCGGCATGTATAAATGTTTGCCCAATTTACCGTCACGTTGGTGGTCATTCGTATGGATCGATTTATCCAGGACCAATCGGCGCAGTGCTTACACCGCTGTTAGAAGGGTACGACGACCATAAAGATTTACCATATGCCTCTAGCCTTTGCGCAGCATGTACAGATGCATGTCCTGTTAAAATTCCGCTGCATGAAATGTTGATTCAGCATCGACGTATTATTGCAGAAGAAAAACGCACGCCGAAATCAGAAGCGCTTGCGATGAAAGGATTCGGGGTTGGCGTGAGCTCACCTACCCTTTATAAAATGGGCACAAAAATGGCGCCAATGATGATGTTCCCGTTTGTTAAAGATGGGGCCATCGTTAAAGGACCAGGTCCTTTAAAAGGTTGGACAGACGTCCGTGATATGCCAGCGCCGTCAAAAGAGCGATTCAGAGATTGGTACGCAACACGCAAAAAAGGAGGAGGTCAAGCATGA
- a CDS encoding lactate utilization protein C, with protein sequence MIQQRESFLDHVAAQLGRPRKTEGVVRPTYKHAPQKNVMASYSQDELVAVLKDQCLAIHTDFKETSMSELGHTIQEVMEEYAASSVMTWEDPRFHEYGLSDFINQPHVNVWETHADNRSIELAEQADVGITFSDCTLAESGTVTLLSGKGKGRSVSLLPRYYIAIIPKSSLVPRMTQATQQIHEMSQQGRVPSCINFISGPSNSADIEMSLVVGVHGPLRACYILVDDK encoded by the coding sequence ATGATTCAACAGCGTGAATCTTTCTTAGATCATGTAGCGGCTCAACTTGGTCGACCGCGGAAAACAGAAGGTGTGGTCCGCCCAACATACAAGCACGCTCCGCAAAAAAATGTGATGGCTTCCTACTCGCAAGATGAACTAGTAGCTGTTTTAAAAGACCAATGTCTTGCGATTCATACTGATTTTAAAGAGACATCGATGAGTGAATTAGGGCATACTATTCAAGAAGTGATGGAAGAATATGCTGCTTCGTCGGTGATGACGTGGGAGGATCCTCGGTTTCATGAATATGGGTTAAGCGATTTTATCAATCAGCCACATGTGAATGTTTGGGAAACCCATGCGGATAATCGATCCATCGAGCTTGCTGAACAAGCAGATGTAGGGATTACGTTTAGTGATTGTACATTAGCGGAATCAGGAACAGTTACACTTTTAAGTGGAAAAGGAAAAGGGCGATCCGTATCGCTACTTCCTCGTTATTACATCGCAATTATCCCAAAAAGTAGTTTAGTGCCGAGGATGACGCAAGCCACACAACAAATTCACGAGATGTCCCAACAAGGTAGGGTTCCTTCGTGTATTAATTTCATTTCAGGGCCAAGTAATAGTGCCGATATTGAAATGAGTCTCGTTGTCGGTGTGCATGGTCCTTTAAGAGCGTGCTACATTCTAGTAGATGATAAATAA
- a CDS encoding FadR/GntR family transcriptional regulator, which translates to MAFKQVKTKKISEVIRDQLEEMIRSGALQPGEKLDSVEKLSASFEVSRSAVREALSALRAIGLVTIRQGEGTFVNKYDFSSMVDPVGKRRILSNKEKLELFQVRKIIEVGAASLAAESRTSEQLQHIKDALDRMEVAEEGLDLGEKADVDFHLAIAAAASNDILYDMMTKLSDTFSLTMYESRKKSLFSEVQSLKRLHHEHEQIYKAIKAKDASAANQAMMDHLVKVEQILLHDDRQS; encoded by the coding sequence TTGGCATTTAAACAAGTGAAAACAAAGAAAATCTCTGAAGTCATTCGGGATCAGCTAGAAGAAATGATTCGCAGTGGTGCACTTCAACCAGGTGAAAAACTAGATTCTGTTGAGAAACTCTCAGCAAGCTTTGAAGTCAGTCGTTCTGCCGTTCGAGAAGCACTAAGTGCGCTTCGTGCGATTGGACTTGTAACAATTCGACAAGGTGAAGGAACGTTTGTAAATAAATATGATTTCTCCAGTATGGTTGACCCAGTCGGTAAGCGGAGAATCTTATCCAATAAAGAAAAACTAGAGCTTTTTCAAGTTCGGAAAATTATTGAAGTGGGTGCAGCTTCATTAGCAGCTGAATCAAGAACGTCCGAACAGTTGCAGCACATAAAAGATGCCTTGGATCGGATGGAAGTAGCCGAAGAAGGTTTAGACTTAGGGGAAAAAGCAGATGTTGATTTCCATTTAGCGATTGCCGCCGCAGCTTCAAATGATATTCTTTATGATATGATGACAAAGCTATCGGATACATTTTCATTAACGATGTATGAAAGCAGGAAGAAAAGCTTATTTAGTGAAGTTCAATCATTAAAACGACTGCATCATGAGCATGAGCAAATTTATAAAGCAATAAAAGCGAAAGATGCAAGTGCCGCGAACCAAGCCATGATGGACCATCTCGTGAAAGTTGAGCAAATCTTGCTTCATGATGATAGACAATCTTAA
- a CDS encoding GNAT family N-acetyltransferase has product MQTRKEWSGTMEWKVKAFQELSANELYAIIHARVEVFVVEQQSMYQDLDGYDVHATHLFLQDEDGSIQAYARMLESGIIYEQATIGRILTRDKGRGRGLGHVIMRRAMAFLQEDKGETAIRLQAEYYIRGLYEQYGFVQVSDIFIEDGIEHIYMDLCE; this is encoded by the coding sequence TTGCAAACGAGAAAAGAATGGAGCGGCACAATGGAGTGGAAAGTGAAAGCATTTCAAGAATTATCAGCAAATGAATTATATGCCATTATACATGCTCGAGTAGAGGTGTTTGTGGTGGAACAACAAAGCATGTACCAGGATTTAGATGGATATGATGTACATGCAACGCACTTGTTTCTTCAAGATGAAGACGGTTCGATACAAGCGTATGCGCGAATGCTCGAAAGTGGAATCATCTATGAACAAGCGACGATTGGAAGAATTTTGACGAGAGATAAAGGAAGAGGCAGAGGATTAGGTCATGTTATTATGCGTCGTGCCATGGCGTTTTTGCAGGAAGATAAAGGAGAAACTGCCATCCGATTACAAGCGGAATATTATATTCGTGGTTTATACGAACAGTATGGCTTCGTTCAAGTGTCAGACATTTTTATAGAAGATGGAATTGAACATATTTATATGGACTTATGTGAGTAA
- a CDS encoding triacylglycerol lipase, with translation MIKKLSVLSLTLILVMFFIQPNLSYGFSKGKPDPSAPPGTWYIGDAPQVKTGSPILFVHGLTGSASTWFEPNDMYKKAQDAGHPTAFINLYPDQSYWDNGEMLANKLKEMYDHFGEKIVIVGHSKGGVDTQTALLHYDAEQYVEEVFTLGTPHHGSQLANLAYSNWAGWLAGIIGMRSPGTDSLRTGTMAHFRNQTDQLVSANSVPFQTLSGRSWGSFGTSLYFGGLYLSGYGKNDGAVTVDSSRLSYANEFASLSLDHYAIAEGHRVFHYLQPQLANEIEKADSSSSDTGMIVRGGELAGETVQSFQLEKDIDKVTFSVLAHEKMPAMQLVSPDGVETSIQATEKEHAQSMFAGAYSHFIELDQPESGTWTLEMNSATEGGFVAIATIEGGLSADYQTEDDVAQAFDADPSDVMYSIHINDQLQIENESVDSVHSFQLPAAKNASQTITTDYEGVTEDGTPFERTVIEHIYVDNKGNIFD, from the coding sequence TTGATAAAAAAATTAAGTGTATTAAGTTTAACACTGATTCTTGTCATGTTCTTTATTCAACCTAATCTATCATATGGGTTTAGTAAAGGAAAACCTGATCCATCCGCCCCTCCAGGTACATGGTATATTGGCGACGCTCCTCAAGTGAAAACGGGTAGCCCAATTTTATTTGTCCACGGTCTAACCGGATCTGCATCAACGTGGTTTGAGCCAAATGACATGTACAAAAAAGCACAAGATGCCGGTCACCCTACCGCTTTTATCAATTTATACCCTGACCAGTCTTACTGGGATAATGGTGAGATGTTAGCAAACAAATTAAAAGAAATGTATGACCATTTTGGCGAAAAAATTGTGATTGTTGGACATAGTAAAGGCGGCGTTGACACACAAACTGCGCTACTCCATTACGATGCGGAACAATATGTAGAGGAAGTGTTTACGCTTGGGACGCCCCATCATGGAAGTCAATTAGCAAACTTAGCTTATAGCAATTGGGCTGGATGGCTTGCTGGCATTATCGGCATGCGTTCACCAGGAACCGATTCCCTCCGTACAGGAACAATGGCCCATTTTCGTAATCAAACCGATCAATTAGTCTCAGCCAATTCTGTTCCGTTCCAAACATTATCAGGACGCTCATGGGGATCATTTGGGACGTCTCTTTATTTTGGTGGTCTCTACTTAAGTGGCTATGGAAAGAATGATGGAGCCGTTACTGTAGATAGCTCAAGACTATCTTATGCAAATGAATTTGCTTCTTTATCTCTCGATCATTATGCCATTGCAGAGGGACATCGTGTTTTTCATTATTTACAGCCACAATTAGCAAACGAAATAGAAAAAGCGGATTCATCTTCTAGCGATACAGGGATGATTGTACGTGGTGGAGAACTAGCAGGAGAAACGGTTCAATCTTTTCAACTAGAAAAGGATATTGATAAAGTCACGTTCTCTGTATTAGCCCATGAAAAAATGCCTGCTATGCAGCTTGTCTCGCCTGATGGAGTAGAAACCTCCATTCAAGCAACTGAAAAAGAGCACGCGCAAAGCATGTTCGCAGGCGCTTATAGTCATTTTATTGAGCTCGATCAACCTGAAAGCGGGACATGGACTTTAGAAATGAACAGCGCTACTGAAGGTGGGTTCGTAGCGATTGCTACAATTGAAGGTGGATTATCAGCCGACTATCAAACCGAAGATGATGTCGCACAAGCTTTTGACGCAGATCCGAGCGATGTCATGTATTCCATTCACATAAACGACCAGCTACAAATAGAGAACGAATCAGTAGATTCTGTTCACTCATTCCAACTACCAGCTGCGAAAAACGCTTCCCAAACGATTACGACTGATTATGAAGGTGTAACGGAAGACGGTACGCCATTTGAACGAACGGTTATTGAGCATATCTATGTAGACAATAAAGGAAACATTTTTGACTAA
- a CDS encoding futalosine hydrolase, with translation MMDKHPLLVAVSVEQEKEALQQGLGNDQDVDVIVCGVGFAAAAANTAKQLALKPYRGVINVGIAGGFPEKTAMGSIVVATEIIAPEIGAESPDGFLTIDELGFGTQKEEAIVDDFFVGKLSETHTVQKGVILSVLTATGTEETYRRRLTLGAIAEAMEGYGVAAAAKSFNLSFSEIRTISNEVGIRDKSKWNFPLAFAGIKQIGRTIKEVEQHEYRIFSMSQ, from the coding sequence ATGATGGATAAGCATCCGCTGTTGGTCGCTGTTTCAGTAGAGCAAGAAAAAGAAGCGCTCCAACAAGGGTTGGGAAATGATCAAGATGTTGATGTAATTGTATGTGGAGTAGGATTTGCGGCTGCTGCAGCAAACACAGCGAAACAGTTAGCGTTAAAACCATACCGTGGCGTAATAAACGTAGGGATAGCTGGCGGTTTTCCGGAAAAAACGGCAATGGGGTCAATTGTTGTCGCAACTGAAATCATTGCTCCAGAAATAGGTGCAGAGTCACCAGACGGTTTCCTCACCATTGATGAACTTGGTTTTGGAACACAAAAGGAAGAAGCGATTGTTGATGATTTTTTCGTTGGGAAACTTAGTGAAACACATACTGTGCAAAAGGGTGTCATTCTCTCTGTCTTAACTGCAACTGGAACAGAGGAAACGTACCGTAGACGATTAACATTAGGTGCGATAGCAGAAGCGATGGAAGGCTATGGTGTAGCGGCTGCTGCGAAGTCTTTTAATCTATCATTTTCAGAGATAAGAACCATTTCAAATGAAGTCGGCATACGAGATAAGTCGAAATGGAATTTTCCACTAGCATTTGCTGGAATTAAACAAATTGGTCGTACGATAAAGGAGGTTGAACAGCATGAATATCGCATTTTCTCCATGTCCCAATGA
- a CDS encoding 1,4-dihydroxy-6-naphthoate synthase, with amino-acid sequence MNIAFSPCPNDTFVFYAWVHGKIEGAPPLNVTYADIDKTNYWAIEQSGPEVMKISYAALPYVLDHYQLIPSGGALGRGCGPLVLTKEAQSVESLEGKTVAVPSDRSTAYLLFRLWTEQQLTNNEITIKVMPFEKIMPAVKEGQVDAGLVIHEARFTYHEYNLHLLQDLGEWWEQDTGTPIPLGAIIANRSLNKQQLTDWATASVEYAWNAQEETTSYVMDHAQELSRDVAAQHIDLYVNEFTKQLGEQGYEAIENLLGRAMKQGLVPSFDLTKIRN; translated from the coding sequence ATGAATATCGCATTTTCTCCATGTCCCAATGATACATTTGTATTTTATGCTTGGGTTCACGGAAAAATTGAAGGAGCCCCACCATTAAACGTCACCTATGCAGATATTGACAAGACAAATTATTGGGCGATTGAACAATCAGGTCCTGAAGTGATGAAAATTTCTTACGCCGCGCTTCCATATGTATTAGACCACTATCAGCTCATCCCAAGTGGAGGCGCATTAGGTCGAGGTTGTGGGCCTCTAGTGTTAACGAAAGAAGCGCAATCCGTTGAATCGTTAGAAGGAAAAACCGTCGCGGTCCCTAGTGATCGCTCAACGGCCTATCTTCTGTTTCGTCTGTGGACGGAACAACAATTAACAAATAATGAGATAACAATTAAGGTGATGCCATTTGAAAAGATCATGCCAGCTGTTAAAGAAGGGCAAGTTGATGCAGGCTTAGTTATCCATGAAGCGAGATTTACGTACCATGAATACAATCTTCATCTTTTGCAAGATCTTGGAGAATGGTGGGAACAAGACACAGGTACACCGATTCCATTAGGGGCTATTATTGCAAACCGCTCTTTAAATAAACAGCAGTTAACAGACTGGGCGACAGCATCTGTGGAATATGCGTGGAACGCACAAGAAGAAACAACGAGCTACGTGATGGATCATGCGCAAGAACTTTCTAGAGATGTGGCGGCACAGCACATTGATTTGTATGTAAATGAGTTTACGAAACAACTCGGTGAACAAGGCTATGAAGCGATCGAAAATTTACTAGGACGGGCAATGAAACAAGGGCTTGTTCCCTCTTTTGATTTAACAAAAATTAGAAATTAA
- a CDS encoding chromate transporter, whose amino-acid sequence MAYKQLALAMLRTGIFGFGGGPSVMPLFRHEAVNTYKWMSHDDFGETLAIANTLPGPIATKMSAYLGYQQKGWFGAVWATLWHILPTSLAMILLFSVVDLISGSAVIAGMIGAVTPVIAVLLGQMAYDFGKKAVQGFGWVMGIGTFILAFVLLQGFNLHPGFVIIGFIIYGLFHYRLVDKWRRRQKGESE is encoded by the coding sequence GTGGCGTATAAACAACTGGCATTAGCGATGCTTCGAACAGGGATTTTTGGATTTGGCGGCGGCCCTTCGGTTATGCCGCTCTTCCGACATGAAGCTGTGAATACATATAAATGGATGAGTCACGATGACTTTGGTGAAACGTTAGCAATTGCAAATACGCTACCGGGACCGATTGCGACAAAAATGTCTGCTTATTTAGGCTATCAACAAAAAGGATGGTTCGGTGCAGTTTGGGCGACGCTTTGGCATATCCTGCCTACAAGCCTTGCCATGATTCTCTTATTTTCAGTGGTTGATTTGATTAGTGGCTCTGCCGTTATTGCAGGAATGATCGGTGCGGTGACCCCTGTCATTGCCGTCTTGTTAGGGCAGATGGCGTATGATTTTGGCAAGAAAGCCGTACAAGGGTTTGGATGGGTAATGGGGATTGGTACATTCATACTTGCGTTTGTTTTGTTACAAGGGTTTAACCTTCATCCAGGTTTTGTCATTATCGGATTCATTATTTATGGTCTGTTTCATTATCGATTAGTCGATAAATGGCGGAGACGGCAAAAAGGAGAATCGGAATGA
- a CDS encoding chromate transporter: MTIFYLFYAFFIANLLGYGGGPASIPLMFEEVVNRFGWLSSEEFNNVLALGNALPGPIATKIAAYVGFSVTGWGGAAIALAATIIPSGVAIILLMNVLQKHRHSPVVKGLSLAVQPVICMLMLLLTVTIFSDALESIGWIQSIVIAAVAFILLSKVKVHPALVILMAFAYGGIVVPLL; encoded by the coding sequence ATGACGATTTTTTACTTATTTTATGCCTTTTTTATTGCGAATTTACTAGGTTACGGTGGTGGACCTGCTTCGATTCCGCTGATGTTTGAAGAGGTGGTCAATCGATTTGGCTGGTTATCAAGCGAAGAGTTTAATAACGTACTAGCTCTAGGAAATGCGTTGCCGGGGCCAATCGCAACGAAAATTGCTGCGTATGTAGGGTTTAGCGTAACGGGATGGGGAGGTGCGGCCATTGCACTTGCTGCCACGATTATTCCTTCAGGAGTTGCGATTATCTTATTAATGAATGTTTTGCAAAAACATCGTCATTCACCAGTTGTAAAAGGACTTTCACTTGCCGTACAACCTGTCATTTGCATGTTAATGCTTCTACTAACTGTCACTATTTTTAGTGACGCCCTTGAATCAATTGGCTGGATTCAATCAATTGTTATCGCAGCGGTTGCATTCATTCTATTATCAAAAGTAAAGGTTCATCCCGCTCTTGTTATTCTTATGGCTTTTGCATATGGGGGAATTGTTGTTCCTTTGCTATAA
- a CDS encoding GNAT family N-acetyltransferase — MNMYSPSLPSFHTNRLLIRPPLKGDGEKLFESVQFSKADLSPWLPWVNQITTVSQAEEAVQFAYQQFIDLHDLRFHLFERHSLAFIGSVGFHEIKWSVPRMEIGYWLDSRYQGKGYMIEAIKPLLPFAFNQLSVHRLELRCDPLNKKSRTVAEKLDFKLEAILKENERATLSNGYADTCVYAMLRSAFHKKTIDT, encoded by the coding sequence ATGAACATGTATTCCCCGTCCTTACCTTCTTTTCATACAAATCGTTTGTTAATTAGACCTCCTCTGAAAGGAGATGGGGAAAAGCTATTTGAATCAGTCCAGTTTTCAAAAGCGGATTTATCCCCATGGCTACCATGGGTGAACCAAATAACAACTGTATCGCAAGCCGAAGAGGCCGTTCAATTTGCCTATCAACAATTTATTGATTTGCATGATTTACGCTTTCATTTATTCGAGCGACATTCCCTTGCTTTTATTGGGTCGGTCGGGTTTCACGAAATTAAATGGAGTGTTCCGCGAATGGAAATTGGCTACTGGCTTGATTCACGGTATCAAGGAAAAGGGTATATGATCGAAGCAATTAAACCTTTACTCCCCTTTGCTTTTAATCAATTAAGCGTTCACCGCTTAGAATTAAGATGTGATCCTTTAAACAAAAAAAGCCGAACCGTAGCTGAAAAGTTAGACTTTAAGCTTGAAGCGATCTTAAAGGAAAATGAACGCGCCACGTTATCTAACGGATACGCCGATACATGTGTCTATGCAATGCTTCGTTCTGCGTTTCATAAAAAAACCATCGACACGTAA
- a CDS encoding MerR family transcriptional regulator, producing the protein MEYTVQQLANLAGVSSRTLRYYDQIDLLKPGRASSSGYRVYGQHEVDRLQHILFYRELDIGLEQIKSLLQDANMNDEDMLVQHRANLKKKRDRLDHLIKTLDQTLAAKQGGSKMSNEQKFSAFKQQRVHDNERLYGKEIRHHYGDQIVDEANRKQLQLTEDQYSMMLKIEEDLKKQLQEASGASAITQDHQERIANLHKQWLQYSWPTYSPQAHVGLAQLYIEDERFKSYYDQFAKNGAQLLRDAVTHVFSST; encoded by the coding sequence ATGGAATATACCGTTCAGCAATTAGCCAATCTTGCTGGAGTTAGTTCTCGCACATTGCGCTATTATGATCAGATTGATTTACTGAAACCTGGAAGAGCGAGTTCATCTGGTTATCGTGTGTATGGGCAGCATGAAGTGGATCGTTTACAGCATATTCTTTTTTATCGTGAACTTGACATTGGCTTAGAACAAATAAAATCATTGTTACAAGACGCGAACATGAATGATGAAGACATGCTTGTACAGCATCGAGCAAATTTAAAGAAAAAGCGAGATCGATTGGATCATCTTATTAAAACACTTGATCAAACATTGGCGGCAAAACAAGGGGGAAGCAAGATGTCAAATGAACAAAAATTCTCTGCTTTTAAACAACAGCGTGTACATGATAATGAACGGTTATATGGCAAAGAGATTCGCCACCATTACGGAGACCAAATCGTCGACGAAGCAAACCGTAAACAGCTACAACTGACGGAAGATCAATATTCAATGATGTTGAAAATAGAAGAAGATTTAAAGAAGCAACTGCAAGAAGCGTCGGGTGCTTCTGCCATAACTCAGGATCACCAAGAGCGGATCGCAAATCTGCACAAACAATGGCTTCAATATTCCTGGCCAACATACAGTCCACAAGCTCATGTTGGCTTAGCTCAACTTTATATAGAAGATGAGCGTTTTAAATCGTATTACGATCAATTCGCAAAAAACGGCGCACAGCTACTAAGAGATGCCGTTACCCACGTTTTTTCATCGACTTGA
- a CDS encoding permease prefix domain 1-containing protein: MSSNMDSYLRRIVNQTDCSKEERQDMFEEMRDHLLLVRQDYMEEGYSKIEAEAIAMREFGHEATIGDGLQQAMFPYRREFLLFLAIGSYLFVCVQYFYVLFTENVAIHSFFVPAIAHALLLFFALNQTYAVNRKLWLNLSLVLNILLMVLFAFPDFTTTLTWNMIFYSFLALSIFLIYRTALTYPQGGNNVSQKRFIHIVNITTGFLLLVFTGFFFVSFAIFAGFQLQILLNFLIPHIIWFLIYLIQIRLTNVNSKWTKRSYILWLFPVFYATSFIVVFYLPSDMFGSGFHQVLWWVIFPLQSSF; this comes from the coding sequence ATGAGCTCTAATATGGATAGCTACCTAAGAAGAATTGTCAATCAAACAGACTGTTCAAAAGAGGAACGTCAGGATATGTTTGAAGAGATGCGTGATCACTTGCTTTTAGTCCGTCAAGACTATATGGAAGAAGGTTATTCGAAAATAGAAGCGGAGGCGATCGCGATGAGGGAGTTTGGCCATGAAGCGACCATTGGAGATGGACTGCAACAAGCCATGTTTCCATATCGGAGAGAATTTTTGCTTTTCTTAGCCATTGGCTCTTATTTGTTTGTTTGTGTTCAATATTTCTATGTTCTTTTTACTGAAAATGTCGCGATTCACTCATTTTTTGTTCCTGCTATCGCGCACGCACTATTACTTTTTTTTGCATTAAATCAAACGTATGCAGTGAATCGAAAGCTTTGGCTAAACCTGTCTCTTGTGTTGAACATCCTGTTAATGGTCTTATTTGCTTTCCCTGATTTTACAACCACTCTTACATGGAACATGATTTTCTATAGTTTCCTTGCATTATCTATTTTCTTAATTTACAGAACTGCCTTAACATACCCACAAGGCGGAAATAACGTTAGTCAGAAACGATTTATTCACATTGTCAACATTACAACTGGATTTCTGTTACTCGTTTTTACAGGATTTTTCTTTGTTTCTTTCGCTATTTTTGCTGGGTTTCAACTACAGATCTTGCTGAATTTTTTAATTCCGCATATCATCTGGTTTCTCATCTACCTGATACAAATTCGCTTAACTAATGTTAATTCAAAATGGACGAAAAGAAGCTACATCTTATGGCTTTTCCCAGTATTCTATGCGACTTCTTTTATCGTTGTATTTTATTTGCCATCCGACATGTTCGGTAGTGGTTTCCACCAAGTGTTGTGGTGGGTCATTTTTCCTTTACAATCATCTTTTTAA